CCACATCAGGATAGCAACCAACAGAGAGCATCTTGTCATACATGGAAAGGGCAGAGCTCATGTTTCCAGCCTTACCAAAGCCATCGATTAGCACATTAAAAGTAACTGTACTGGGTCTAATGCCAGAAGTGTTCATCTCTTTGAACAGAAGGGATGCTTCCTCCATTCTACCCAACTTGCAACAACCGGATATAACTGACGTGTAAGTCACAACATCTGGCGAGATGTCACACCTCGATTGGACTTCCTTCAACAAATGGTGCCCCCTATCTATCTCATTGACCCTACATAATCCATTTATTAGTGTGTTAAAAGTAACTATATCTGGAGAACAACCAAAACTCTCCATATCATTGAAAAGTTCAAATGCCTTATCGATATCTCTTACTCTGCATAAACCTCtgattaaaatattcaaagtccAAGTATCAGGACTGGCGTACAATATCAAATGCTCCTCAAACAAGGACATTGCCTGGTGCACCTGATTCCTATTGACCAACAAGTTCAACATTGTATTACAGATGTGGGAACTCATCTTTATCTCACTGCCTTGAACCTTCGCAAGTATATGCTTCACACCATCAATTTTACCTGCTTCCACAAATGACAATaacaaaaaaccaaaacttGCACTGTCGATTGAATGCCCATCACTCCTCATGCAATCAAAAACTGCCCTTGCCGAATCATGAAGACCAGCTCGACATAATATCCTCATGAGCATATCACAAGTCACAGCCCAATGAACAACACCCACGTCGACCCTACTGAACTCAAAGAACCCAAAGCCCAATTTTGGATCCCCCAGCCGCCGAGTGACCTCGAATGCAATCGAGGGCGTCAAGTGCTGCCGCAAGTAGCCCAAGCAAGCATCCACACCACGCGAATGCACAAACACAGAGCACGCAACTTTGACAAACCAAGCCTCGGTTTTATCGATTACCTCTCCATCACACCCGGGCAATGCGCGAGATCCTCCTTGAACTTGAGTGTGCAAGTAACTTGCGGCAACACCGGAGGCTCGAACCCTAGGACGGCGAGTAATGAGGGATAAGAGGGTCATCACCAATCCATTGCCATCACCCGAACCAGCTCCACGTCCAATAGCTTCAGCGTTACTACCCTTTTCGACGAAAAATCGGAACTTCACGATAGTTCGATCGGATACTGAACAGGGTTTTTGCTGGGACTCTCTGCCCTTCATGGAGAAGCAGCGAGAAACAGTTCTGCTCGCATTAGCAAACCGAATCAGAAGCCCAAACTACTTCGCAATACGAAATAAGAATCGAAGATCTATCGAGACGAACTGGGTGGGTGAAAAATCCAGTCCAGGAGGTTGATGCAAGGATTGGAGTTGTCTCTCTTTGGAGGAATCGTGGGCAATTTGGGCATGGCATCTGTCGGAGAACTTCGAAAGGAGTCCCCCGTCTCTCTGTTTAGGGTTTTGCGAGGTTTCTCTAAAGGGAACGTCACCGAGCTGTGAGATTAGATGGAAACACAGCACAGCATGACGGGCCGACAGATTGGACACGCTTCACTCGGACCTCGGCCCAGGAAGATCAGCAAGATTGTAGTATATCTCCATCcgagttttttctatttttcatttttttggtggAGTCACATATTCAAATTTCACAAATTACGCAAACTATGTTGGATCAAAATTACTTGTATAGAACAAAAGCCTGAGCTTAACTGATTCAATTAGCAGATTGAGTTCTgacaattttcatatttatcgggaaaaatttaaataaggatttgtattgcttttattttctcaaaagatggCCCAAAATAAATCTCATTTCAAGTGAAGACCTGAAGCGACCATgttagtttcaaataagaggCCCGACCTCACCAAACGGCCAAACCTTCTACTCGATTAATGGCATTTTAGTCTAAAGAcgatttgttttaaaaaaatatttctatctttcttccttgttcatcttcttctttatccGGCAAGATGAACATGGAAGAATAACCAACTCGAGGACAAATCAATAACTGGCGCAAACACCCGGCCATGGAGGAGAGGGACTAATTGGTGCCAAGGATGTGGCAATACTCGACGACAAAGGCCCAACGaataaggaagaagagaaaggaatgAAATATCTTCGAACGAAAATGCCTTTGGGCAGTAGAAAAATTTGGTCGGACAATGAGGTCAAACCCTTATCTAAGACTAATATTGCCACTTCAATCTCTTATTTAGAAAATTACccttattttccattttccctatttatcgaatttggctttgaaatttcatattcttcatcTCAAACAAAAACTTTATCTCAAGCGAAagtaattttctattttgtcttcaaaattgaaaaatttatctgAGTTTCATGATGcgaatttaggtgtcaatattTACACGATGCTAATGTGAAAGGTCTATATGGTTGGTATTAATATAAGATGAAAATGCGCGGCTTATGATTCATTGGAAGCAAATTTTACTcttggatttttctattttttttcatgttttacaaCAAAACGGAGTTTGAGTTTCTTTTATCTTAAATCCCCGAAACTTTCACGAAATCTAAATACAAACGTCCACATTTACATATGAATTCTTTCTATTTGTTTGGAACATTTGAGTAATTATTTAGATTTTGACAAGGAAAAAACATTTGAGTGTCCTTGATGGAAGTCGCGACCGACAAATTCACCCAACGTAAAACGTGAAAATCAGAACCGCCCGAGAATTAAGAGGAAAATCCAGAACGGTGAAATTACAGAATTACCCCCCGCGCAACGCTTCCCGGGCACGACGAGCTCTCGCCCGGCGAGGAAAACCTCTGTGCTTTCTCGTTGCTCGATCGAATCTCCACAAGCGCAACCGGATCGTATGGATTTCTAGGTTTTCCAGATTCTTACGACCGCCATTTTCAGCCCGGCGGCGAAACGCTCGAGATGTCCATCGTCGACGCATCCCATGTTGCCCGACTTCAtcgccggaggaagaagaacgcGTGGTGAGTATCGTTAGTTTCTCGTGGTGGGTCTGTTCGTGATCGCGCTTGTGAAGATCTCACCGTACGTACTGTAACTTCGTTGCGACCTCTGCGTGGGTTTTTGTGACGGAGCTCGCTCGCTTCTTGTTTCTGCTTTATCTGTTGAATTGTTGCCTCCGTTGGGGGGGGAAAACGAAAGCTTCTAAGGCCCGAGCTTGTCGCGAATCACTGGGTTCGCTCCTCGCTGATTAGCGACAGGCTGGGAGCAACTTCCTGCTCCATGTCCCAAGTGAAGTGATTTCTCTTTCCATGTTAGTTTTGAAATCGATGACATGGCCATGTATTCGGTTTACGTCCATAATTTGGTTTAAGATTAAAATGCTGGGGAAGTCGTTTGAGGGTCAATCTGTATTTGATCCACCTACTTGAATCGTTCATTGCCTCGCGGTTTCCATGTTCCACTCAACCACCTCTCATTTCTGACTCTTTTCTGTCACCTACGTTGTTTTAAAATCCATTGGAAGTGAAGAAACCATGCTCTGCTTTCCGTCATGGAGTATATTTCTGCAGGCAGAGTATGGAAGGTTTGTTAGAGCATAGATATACATGTCATTcaaaatggagcaagaagaagaaatttttacAATTCTTGATGAAGTAATCCGGGTCGGAACTTTGTTCTATTAATGTCATTTTAAAAGATGCATACTTTCAGCCTTTCAAGGGGTtccattcattttgtttttaggAATAGTAGTCTTCTCCTTCATTAATAGTTTCCACCTGTTTTTAGATCCGTAGATGCTATCTAGTATGCGTGTTTGCATGAATTGGCGACACATTGGAACATTAGCATTTTCCTATTCTGTTCACCATGAAAGTTCTGCATTACCAATTTTAATGGAAGCTACTTCCTCTCTGACTGTTTCCTCTTTTCCACTCTTAGTTTACAGAACTGCATTTGTTAATTTGGTCTTTCCTTTATTTGGCGAAAAGTTGTTAATTTCTTTGAATCATGTACTGGTATCGATTTGGCAAATGCTGAATGATAGGGTGGAATGTCTTTTCAAATTAATCGGTTAAGTTTCTCTTACTTTAATCTGGAAGAGATACTTTTGTAGTTTCCTACAATAGCGGGATTCTGAATGCCGACAAATGATGAATCCTTCCATGTCCTTATCATATCTAGTATAATTCGTATGTAGTTGACTGTTGCTTTCATGACCAAGAACAGCTCAGATGTCACATTAGCCAAAAAAGGCGTTATATCTTTAACGGCCAAGCTCATATATCTCAATGCCGACAAAAGTGAACTTTTGTTATCTCTTGTTCCCATTTGAATGCTGTTAACAATCCGTTTCCTTCCTATTtctgatataaaaaaaatttgttctttcAGTATTTGCAGGATGGCGGCATGTGCAAGTGGTAGTCCAACATTAATTATTAATGATAAGCTAGAAATGAAGGCATGATACTCAACCAATGATTGAGAAAAGGAGATGCCCATGCTCCTGGTTTATCAGGCAATTGGGCATAGTCATGCCAAAACCCTATGGATAACAGCCATTTAGATGCTCCACCTTCATACCACTTCAACCTCATGCCATGTTTCGACTCAACAGTGAACTTGCTCACTGACAGGGGACTTTTTCGGGTAGCTCCGCGCCCTAACAACTTTGGATAAACAGGTGCATTCTCTAACATATCAGCAGTGGCTCAACTATCGAGTGGAACTTCATATTGATATCTCCACAGATTCGCCTAGTAGGGATGTATGAGTTATTTGGCTTGCTTGTCCTCTATGGAAGCTCTGGTTCTGCTATACATTTCCTTCTGCATTTTGAATGTTGACATTCTAAAACCTATTGGTGCTTAAACATGGAAATTGTTAAAGTGGTGTTAATTAAGCTAATTTTGTATGTGCACTCATGGAAGCAAAAGTCATCTCAGAACGACATGTGAATTGAAAAGCCACGTGCTGTAGAAATTCAAGGTGGAACGAAATGAATCTATAGATGTCGATGCTGGAGAGGACGTCAAATTAGCTGTTCTATGATAAGGTTATATGCATGATAAAAGTACGTGTAAGACTTCTTTTAAGTTGGTTTATGCTAGCATATGTTAGAATAAATGATGATACAGTGTGAAAGCCTGACAAGCAGAACATGAAGTATTCAGATGTTGAGATTCGAAGAAAATCGTGTGAgagttgtgggagagattgcgGTCAATGAGATGACATTTGAAGTACTCGAAGGCTGTAATTTAGTTCCTTTTCACTATATATTTCGTATATATTAGCAGTAACTCATAACGTCATTTTTTTACGTATAGAACTGATCGAGCCAAGCCAAGCCAAGGAGATATTCTGTCTAGTTCCTTTATTAGAGGCCTAGAACAGCCAGAAATTTCTGGTTCTGGCTATGTGAGAGATACAAAGAAAATCCTGATAGCGATTATATGTATATGTCTCTATTCAAAGGATAGCAAAGGCAGTAAGGTTTGCTCTGAAAATTTTCTTAGATATTGCAGGGGCCAAAGAGAGATCTTGACGGTGAAAACCACAGTACTTAATTTTTGGGACTGGTAATGGCAGTAGAGGCTGTTCTAACTCATTGGATATTTTGCAGGGCGAGCAAGGATCATAAATATGAAGGTTAATAGCAACATTCTGGAGAGTGTGAACATCAGTCCAGTTTGATATCTCGGTTCCCTTCTTTGTTCACCTTTCCATCACAAGAATGATGCATCGAACTATTGAAACCTCTCTTTCTCTGACATAGCATATGTGGCATTACTGCCAAAACTTCAAATGTTCCGGTGGAAAATTTGTTAGCACTGGTGAGCAAGGACCTTATAGTGAATCAAAAGGTTGGAACTATGTCCTGAAGTAAGGTTCTGCAAGACATACTTGTATAGCTTTAGTTTTCCGCTGTGACGACATGATAGAGCAAAGTATTTATGAAAAAGTCATATCGACTTAACAGTGGGTCTCACAGATTATTGGACTAGACTGTGATGGCTTTTCCATCATGCTTAGTTTGTAGTAGATGTCTTGCTGGTCTTTTTAGCACCTATGATTTTGTTACTATAATGTCTGAAGTTATGATTCTTTTGAATGAACCTATGTAAAGTTCATGGATTTCCTCAAACCATTTCAGAGTTCATTGTTTTCATGCAATAAGACTGCATATTAAGAAGTATTTCTTTGTGGTCCAGTTGCTACACAAGAATATATGATTATTACTGGTCCAGTTACATAAGGCGGTCAGGAGCAAGGACAGCTCTAGCAGCTTCATACTGAACAGTTAATACCGCCATGTTCCTCCTTTTCAGTGTTGTCATAGCTACACGGAACTTGATGATTGATGTTATAGTTTGGTGACGGGAGTTGCCCCAAGAGCTGAGTGCTTATTCCAGAGCAATGAGTGAGTCTTGAACTGATCGGCCGCTGGGATGGTGTGTGTCATATGTGGATTCTCAAATTGAGGCTGTGGCTGCCTTTTCGGAAGATTCTGTTAGAATTTGATTCACGTTGAGAGGATGAGCAGGATGACATGAGCCTCCATACCTGAAGTGGTGAATCCTCCTATAAATATGTAGCATTTTTCAGGTAGATTATGAATGTCGGGATGTTGCATCACtgagaaattttcatttcattcacaTTTGGTTGATTACTTTGTAATTGTTCGTGTGACCAACTTTTGTGTTCTTTACTTCATCTCTGTTCATCTTATGTGAATAAACCTGACTCCATGTAGAAATAGACTCGTCATTAGTCTCGCAGTCCAAGTTTGCAGAAATGGCCTACGGTTTGTAGTAACTATCCTCTAGGACTCTCAACTTCACTGGCAGGACAAGCTTAAATAAACTGGAGGGTGAATTTGCCCGGGAAATCGAGGGATTTTGGCATGGACGAAAAACTAAGTAGACTCGCAGAGCTCAAACTACAGCCCGTTTATGCAAGAGATCATGCATATCCCCCAACAAAGAATGCATACGAAGAGGGTGTGGCTTATGAAGAAATCCGAGTAGGCTCATCCAGGCCGATCGAGCCATATATGCGTCTGAACTGAACGTGACAAACCGAGCCGGGAACAAACAGAATAAGATTTCGGGTTCACAGCCTGGGGATGCCAGTCGCCCTAAAATGGCAACGAGATTATCATTTGCTAGACAAATCGAGCCGATGACCCCCGTCGCTTCTCAGATACATGTGAGTTTGACTCGCTGCCATCTTTGACACGATCttctggaaaaggaaaattttttaagCAACTCCAACAATGGGGTGCCTGTGTGAGAAAACGAGGGTGTGGCCTTATCACTTTGATCCTAAAGCGTTACCGTATTCTGTTCCGTATCGCTCTCGCTTTGGATTTGTCCTCACTCGAGAGAGACACAATGTGTCCGTTCACGGCTCGATTCAAAACGACATTAATCACATCACTCTGCAACCTTTAACCCCAGATAAAGGGCCTGCAAATGTGAAGCATGCCGGGTTTCCTCTGTGAAAAATGCTCTTGGTTTCTCTTTAAACTGGCCATAATCTCCTCGAAGACATTTCGCGATCTCCTTCCGAGAAAAACtctggttttctttctttctgttcttGCTGTCGCTCTTGTTTCTGTTTCACTGTCTGATCAGGAGTCAGCACTAGCTACTAGCCCGTGGAGGTTGTCTTCTCTTTGACTGCGGTATGTGAAGAgtcttcctccctctctctgctccttaaatttcttgtttttctcgGAATGATCCGTGCGCCAACCGATGCAAAAAGACAGAGTATCAAGAACCATCATCATGGGCTCTGTCCCCTTTTCATTAAAACGAAAATGGGCGTCGTTTTCGAGAGAGACCCAGATAAACTTGTAGAGTTAGTTCTTCACCCTCTTCGCGTCACTTCGAGTTCAGTTGAAATTCAGTGGACTCGAGTCCTGATTTCGTCTCCgtttcttgaagaagaagaagaagaaaacagtCTTTTCTATAACGACGATGGATGATTTTCTTGCAGAATCTCAGTGCCTTAGCCGAGTCCGTACCACCACATATAACATAATATATATACGTACGCATCCCACTGACGAGAAATGGAGTGGCCGCCGGAAGGGGAAAACGACGCCGAGGCTTATCCCATCACGCATCAACACTACGCGCTCTTCCACACCATCGACCGCGCCCTCTACACGATCCTCGCCATCCACCTCTGCCGCGACCCGGCCGAGTCCCTCCACGTCGTCGCCCTCCTCCTCTGGCTCGAGCGCAACGGCTTCCCCCACGCCGTCAAGAGCGTCCTCTCGCTTCCCAGGATGCTCGTCGGCGACCTCGCCGACGAGGCCATGGCCTGCCtcaacttcatcttcaaccaCGGCGAGTCCTCCTCGGACGGCGGTGCCGATGTCCCCCTCATGCGGGGCGTCATAGGCCGGCGCATCTCCGCGCGGTTCCTCCGAGAGAACCGGCACGATGCCCGCCGAGTGATCTCGAAAATCATCGACACCGTGTGCGTTAGGGCTCTGAACGACATAATGCAGAAGGCCTTTGCGAGAAGGAACCCGTCCCCGTCAATGTCCCCGGCCAGCCTCCCGGACCGCCCTGCATTTCCAGGGATGAGGCCACGCAGGAATGAGAACGAGAACGGGAACGGGAACGGGAACGCAGACGACCACGTCGTGATCAACCAGCATGTCCCCGTCGGCCATCAGAACCGAAGGTACTGGCTCGGGAGAGAGGAGGCCGAGGCCGTGCCTGTGCCCGTGCCGCCTGATGATCGGACATTATTCGTAACCTTCTCGAAGGGGTACCCAGTGCACGAGTGGGAGGTGGTGGAGTTCTTGACGAGGGCGTTCGGGGACTGCGTGGAGGCGCTGCACATGCAGGAAGTGCAGACGGGCGAGCAGCCGCTGTTCGCACGGGTCGTGTTCCAGTCGGCCTCGACGATCGATCAGGTGCTTGGCACCTCGGGCAAGGCCAAGTTCATCATCAACGGCAAGCATGTCTGGGCCCGAAAGTTCGTGCCGAAACGCAACCACAGTCACAGAGCGGTTCat
This genomic interval from Rhodamnia argentea isolate NSW1041297 chromosome 4, ASM2092103v1, whole genome shotgun sequence contains the following:
- the LOC115741058 gene encoding pentatricopeptide repeat-containing protein At2g06000 — protein: MKGRESQQKPCSVSDRTIVKFRFFVEKGSNAEAIGRGAGSGDGNGLVMTLLSLITRRPRVRASGVAASYLHTQVQGGSRALPGCDGEVIDKTEAWFVKVACSVFVHSRGVDACLGYLRQHLTPSIAFEVTRRLGDPKLGFGFFEFSRVDVGVVHWAVTCDMLMRILCRAGLHDSARAVFDCMRSDGHSIDSASFGFLLLSFVEAGKIDGVKHILAKVQGSEIKMSSHICNTMLNLLVNRNQVHQAMSLFEEHLILYASPDTWTLNILIRGLCRVRDIDKAFELFNDMESFGCSPDIVTFNTLINGLCRVNEIDRGHHLLKEVQSRCDISPDVVTYTSVISGCCKLGRMEEASLLFKEMNTSGIRPSTVTFNVLIDGFGKAGNMSSALSMYDKMLSVGCYPDVVTFTSLIDGHCRAGQVKRGLELWQLMSARNISPNAYTFSILINALCKDNRLNDARECLRQLRWTNIVPKPFIYNPVMDGFCKAGNVDEANMILAEMEEKGCRPDKLTFTILIIGHCMKGRMMEAMRIYNKMLSVGCAPDSITINSFVSCLLKAGMPNEAFHIRRTALEGLNLGLSSLNMAIPATMNTDIVVAV
- the LOC115740920 gene encoding uncharacterized protein LOC115740920; the protein is MEWPPEGENDAEAYPITHQHYALFHTIDRALYTILAIHLCRDPAESLHVVALLLWLERNGFPHAVKSVLSLPRMLVGDLADEAMACLNFIFNHGESSSDGGADVPLMRGVIGRRISARFLRENRHDARRVISKIIDTVCVRALNDIMQKAFARRNPSPSMSPASLPDRPAFPGMRPRRNENENGNGNGNADDHVVINQHVPVGHQNRRYWLGREEAEAVPVPVPPDDRTLFVTFSKGYPVHEWEVVEFLTRAFGDCVEALHMQEVQTGEQPLFARVVFQSASTIDQVLGTSGKAKFIINGKHVWARKFVPKRNHSHRAVHQPPPPPPPQPYNLPPHFPFYREG